The genome window CGGAGGTGCCCGAcgtgccccagccctgtcccGCTGAGCACCTCCTCTCCCGGGCAGTGGTGAAGACTCGCTATGGGAATGCCAACGGGGCCAGCTGCCACTTCCCCTTCGTGTTTGAGGGCCGCTCTTATTCCCGGTGCATCACGGAGGGGCGCACGGATGGGATGCCGTGGTGTGCCACCACCGCCAGCTATGATGCCGACAAGACCTACGGCTTCTGCCCCAGTGAACGTGAGTGGTGGTGGCTGGCAGCCCCTGCATGGCCCCGCGGGGCCTGGGGCCAGTCTCACCCCTTCTCACCCCTCAGTGCTCTACACCAACGGTGGCAACAGCGACGGGTCCCCCTGCGTCTTCCCCTTCATCTTTCACGGCACCTCCTATGACACCTGCACCACGGACGGGCGCTCTGATGGCTACCGCTGGTGCGCGACCACAGCCAACTTCGACCAGGACAAGAAATACGGCTTCTGCCCCAACCGAGGTGCGCATGGGGTGGGGGCACAgggggctctgtggggctggcCGGGCCCCAGCTGTGTTGTGGGGTGGGCACCTGAGGGGCCGGGGCCAGTCCCTCTGACACTGCGCTGCAGACACAGCGGTGATCGGCGGCAACTCCCAAGGGGACCCGTGCGTCTTCCCCTTCACCTTCCTGGGGCAGTCCTACAGCGCGTGCACCAGCCAGGGCCGGCAGGATGGGAAGCTCTGGTGTGCCACCACCAGCAACTACGACACTGACAAGAAGTGGGGCTTCTGCCCGGACAGAGGTACCGGCCCGCCTGCCCGTGCCCTCCTGGGCACTGCTTGGCCCCACACCGTGCCTGCTGGTGGCCatgggggctgcggggaccaCAGGTCCCCAGACAGCACGTTCTGTCCCTCTGGGCACTGAGCCCGGTGCTTTCCCTCAGGTTACAGCATCTTCCTGGTGGCTGCCCACGAGTTTGGGCACTCACTGGGGCTGGACCACTCCAGTGTGCGCGAGGCGCTGATGTACCCCATGTACAGCTACGTGCAGGACTTCCAGCTGCACCCAGACGATGTCCAGGGCATCCAGTACCTCTACGGTGAGTGGCCCTGCGCAGCCAGCACACCGCGGGCACAGGGCCAGCCCTGGGGatgtgctgctggggatggggtCCAACTGGTCCCTGCACCCTCACACCatcccctgctcctccaggtCGTGGCTCTGGCCCCGAGCCCACTCCCCCAGAGCCTCTGCCCACCGaggagccccagcccctgcccaccgAGGCTGGCAGTGCCTCCACcacggaggaggaggaggagacgcTGGAGCCTACAGCCGAGCCCAGCCCTGTGGACCCCAGCCGGGATGCCTGCATGGAGAAGAACTTTGACGCCATCACAGAGATCAACGGGGAGCTGCATTTCTTCAAGAACGGGTGAGCAGCAAAGCCCGTCTCCCCCCACGGCAAATGCCAGGGTGATGGGGGGCATTTCTGCCAGGGGCATGGGGTACATAGGGCTTTGCCTCGTCGGGGTTATCAGGGCAGCCGGCTTTCCCCACCAGGAAGTACTGGACCCGCTCGTCCTTCTGGAAATCGGGCATCCAGGGGGCCTTCTCCATCGCAGACACCTGGCCTGGCCTCCCGGCTGTCATTGACGCCGTGTTCCAGGATGTGCTCACCAAgagggttttcttcttttctggtgAGCGCTGCCCCTGCCTCGGC of Oxyura jamaicensis isolate SHBP4307 breed ruddy duck chromosome 20 unlocalized genomic scaffold, BPBGC_Ojam_1.0 oxy20_random_OJ71289, whole genome shotgun sequence contains these proteins:
- the MMP9 gene encoding matrix metalloproteinase-9 — translated: MGLILLAPLALALLALPCHAAPLQTKPQAVVTFPGELLSTLSDVELAESYLLRFGYTTEAEVRRSSKHVSLAKALRKMQKQLGLKETGELDSSTLEAMRAPRCGVPDVGGFLTFEGDLKWDHMDLTYRVMNYSPDLDRAVIDDAFKRAFKVWSDVTPLTFTQIYSGEADIMIMFGSQEHGDGYPFDGKDGLLAHAFPPGRGIQGDAHFDDDEFWTLGTGLVVKTRYGNANGASCHFPFVFEGRSYSRCITEGRTDGMPWCATTASYDADKTYGFCPSELLYTNGGNSDGSPCVFPFIFHGTSYDTCTTDGRSDGYRWCATTANFDQDKKYGFCPNRDTAVIGGNSQGDPCVFPFTFLGQSYSACTSQGRQDGKLWCATTSNYDTDKKWGFCPDRGYSIFLVAAHEFGHSLGLDHSSVREALMYPMYSYVQDFQLHPDDVQGIQYLYGRGSGPEPTPPEPLPTEEPQPLPTEAGSASTTEEEEETLEPTAEPSPVDPSRDACMEKNFDAITEINGELHFFKNGKYWTRSSFWKSGIQGAFSIADTWPGLPAVIDAVFQDVLTKRVFFFSGRQFWVFSGKSMLGPRGIEKLGIGKEASRISGALQRGRGKVLLFSGENYWRLDVKVQRVDKGYPRATDDVFTGVPLDARNVFLYQDKYHFCQGSFYWRMTPRYQVDRVGYVKYDILQCPQH